A section of the Opitutaceae bacterium genome encodes:
- a CDS encoding DUF1553 domain-containing protein encodes MIASARLCAGTAVSGTPEYLRFNRDIRPILSENCFACHGPDKAARKAKLRLDIRDVALEKGAFEPGQPDISDAITRIFSTDPEEFMPPPDSNHSLTLKQKEMLKRWVAEGANYEPHWAFIPPVRPPAPANAPGYKGMNPIDAFIAAGLEQAGFQFSPEADKRTLIRRLSLDLKGLPPDADDVEAFLASSDKDAYAKLVEKLLASPHFGERMAIPWLDLVRYADSIGFHSDVPIQVWPYRDYVIDAFNRNLPFNQFTREQLAGDLLPNSTITQRVASGYNRIHRISVEGGIQDKEYLAKYAADRVRTTATVFMGATLACAECHDHKFDPYTARDFYRLAAIFSDLKEKGAGDVSPGFTPINISEELIFQSESQKKRIHELDAAIEQLKQEIASVTDEQLAAERVAWEQRTAENVREGALKWTKVTPESFHSPYGSTLTLEDDKSIFVSGINPRNDTYILTIPATLPSIAAVRVEGVPDLRLPGDQMSRSGSSAYISEIEVAETATKDQPGRRLKVLNARVSNSIQPGYPASAAIDGNFDTSLSFARRTSVAVAMDLAEPYTGGPGRSLNITVRHSGRHPFQNLGRFRITVHALPGIDASPAGLPTRVLQALKAPEDERTPAQKKELAGYHRMVSPMLGRQQAELLATTSMRDQLVLDIPTMPVSKSVPRRTMRILPRGNWMDDSGEIVEPGVPAFLRQIKREDGQPMTRLDFADWLVAPDNPLTARAFVNRLWHQFFGEGLCRTLEDLGTQGAWPSHPELLDWLAVEFRESGWDMKHMVRLIVNSRTYRQASVASSFAMEHDPLNRLLSHQARFRVDAEIVRDNALAISGLLVPTIGGRSVFPYQPAEYYAALNFPSREYVEDEGENLYRRGVYTHWQRTFLHPSLMAFDAPSREECTANRMPSNTPLQALVLLNDPTYVEAARALGVRMMREGGDDTASRITWAFNHALTRPPTARELAVLDAFFVRQLAHFQSDSNAAEELLGVGATRPPYKLPKVELAAWTSVGRALLNLHETITRN; translated from the coding sequence TTGATCGCAAGCGCCCGCCTTTGCGCCGGCACGGCTGTTTCAGGCACGCCTGAATACCTGCGGTTCAATCGCGACATCCGTCCCATCCTTTCCGAAAACTGTTTCGCGTGCCACGGGCCCGACAAGGCCGCGCGCAAGGCGAAGCTGCGACTCGACATCCGCGATGTGGCCTTGGAGAAGGGTGCGTTCGAACCGGGCCAGCCGGACATCAGCGACGCCATCACGCGCATATTCTCAACGGATCCGGAGGAATTCATGCCGCCGCCGGACTCCAACCACAGCCTTACGCTCAAGCAAAAGGAAATGTTGAAGCGGTGGGTCGCCGAGGGCGCAAACTACGAGCCGCACTGGGCCTTCATTCCCCCCGTGCGCCCCCCTGCTCCAGCCAACGCACCGGGGTACAAGGGGATGAATCCGATCGACGCCTTCATTGCCGCGGGACTTGAACAAGCGGGATTTCAATTCTCACCCGAGGCCGACAAACGCACGCTGATCCGCCGCCTCAGCCTCGACCTGAAGGGGCTTCCACCAGATGCGGATGACGTCGAGGCCTTCCTGGCCAGTTCCGACAAGGACGCCTACGCAAAACTCGTGGAAAAGCTGCTCGCCTCCCCTCACTTCGGCGAACGCATGGCGATTCCCTGGCTGGATCTCGTGAGGTACGCCGATTCGATCGGGTTTCACAGCGACGTTCCCATCCAGGTCTGGCCGTATCGCGACTACGTGATCGACGCCTTCAATCGCAATCTGCCCTTCAACCAGTTCACGCGCGAACAGCTCGCGGGCGACCTGCTCCCCAACTCCACCATCACCCAGCGCGTCGCCTCCGGCTACAACCGCATTCACCGCATCAGCGTCGAGGGCGGCATCCAGGACAAGGAGTACCTAGCCAAGTATGCGGCCGACCGTGTGCGCACGACAGCGACGGTTTTCATGGGTGCCACCCTCGCCTGCGCGGAGTGCCACGACCACAAGTTCGATCCCTACACGGCCAGGGATTTCTACCGGTTGGCCGCGATCTTCTCCGACCTCAAGGAAAAGGGCGCGGGCGACGTCAGTCCGGGATTCACGCCGATAAACATCTCGGAGGAGCTCATCTTCCAGTCGGAATCCCAGAAGAAAAGAATTCATGAGCTGGATGCCGCCATCGAACAACTGAAGCAGGAAATCGCATCGGTCACCGATGAGCAGCTCGCGGCTGAACGCGTGGCCTGGGAGCAGCGGACCGCTGAGAATGTCAGGGAAGGCGCGCTCAAGTGGACTAAAGTGACCCCTGAATCGTTTCACTCGCCCTACGGCAGCACGCTCACGCTCGAGGATGACAAGTCGATCTTTGTCAGTGGCATCAACCCGCGCAACGACACCTACATTCTGACCATCCCGGCCACCCTGCCCTCGATTGCAGCCGTCAGGGTCGAGGGTGTTCCCGATCTGCGTCTCCCAGGCGACCAAATGTCGCGCTCAGGCTCATCAGCCTACATCTCCGAAATCGAGGTGGCGGAAACCGCGACAAAGGACCAACCCGGCAGGCGGCTCAAGGTCCTCAACGCGAGGGTCAGCAACTCCATTCAGCCCGGTTATCCGGCCTCCGCAGCCATCGACGGCAACTTCGACACATCGCTTTCCTTCGCGCGCAGGACCAGCGTCGCTGTCGCCATGGACCTCGCGGAGCCCTACACGGGCGGACCCGGTCGTTCTCTGAACATCACGGTGAGGCACTCCGGCCGGCATCCCTTTCAGAACCTGGGACGCTTCCGCATCACCGTGCACGCGCTGCCGGGAATCGACGCCTCGCCCGCTGGTCTGCCCACGCGCGTGCTGCAGGCGCTCAAGGCTCCGGAGGATGAGCGAACACCGGCGCAGAAGAAGGAACTGGCTGGTTACCATCGCATGGTCAGCCCCATGCTGGGCCGTCAGCAGGCCGAGCTTCTCGCGACAACCTCGATGCGCGACCAGCTTGTGCTGGACATCCCCACGATGCCGGTGTCGAAGAGCGTTCCACGCCGCACCATGCGCATTCTCCCGCGGGGAAACTGGATGGATGACAGCGGTGAGATAGTTGAGCCCGGTGTGCCGGCCTTCCTCAGGCAAATCAAACGCGAGGATGGCCAGCCGATGACGCGACTCGATTTCGCCGACTGGCTCGTTGCACCCGACAATCCGCTCACGGCGCGCGCCTTCGTGAACCGGCTTTGGCACCAGTTCTTTGGCGAGGGACTCTGCAGGACGCTGGAGGATCTTGGCACGCAGGGCGCCTGGCCGTCGCATCCCGAGCTGCTCGACTGGCTGGCCGTTGAGTTTCGCGAGAGCGGGTGGGACATGAAGCACATGGTGCGCCTGATCGTGAACTCCCGAACCTACCGCCAGGCCTCGGTCGCATCGTCGTTTGCCATGGAGCACGATCCGCTCAACCGGCTCCTCTCGCATCAGGCCCGCTTCCGGGTCGACGCGGAAATTGTTCGCGACAATGCGCTCGCGATCAGCGGACTGCTCGTTCCCACGATCGGAGGGAGAAGCGTTTTCCCGTATCAGCCCGCCGAATATTATGCCGCGCTCAACTTCCCATCGCGCGAATATGTCGAGGACGAGGGTGAAAACCTTTATCGGCGCGGCGTCTACACCCACTGGCAGCGCACGTTTCTCCACCCGAGTCTGATGGCGTTCGACGCCCCCTCGCGCGAGGAATGCACCGCCAACCGCATGCCGTCGAACACGCCCCTTCAGGCGCTGGTCCTGTTGAATGATCCGACCTACGTGGAGGCCGCCCGCGCGCTTGGTGTCCGCATGATGCGCGAGGGCGGAGATGACACCGCATCACGCATCACCTGGGCATTCAACCACGCGCTCACCCGGCCCCCGACGGCGCGGGAACTTGCGGTTCTGGACGCGTTTTTCGTCAGACAGCTCGCGCACTTTCAGAGCGATTCCAACGCGGCGGAGGAACTGCTCGGCGTCGGTGCAACCCGGCCGCCCTACAAGCTGCCGAAGGTGGAGCTCGCGGCATGGACGTCCGTCGGACGCGCCCTGCTCAACCTTCACGAAACCATCACACGCAACTAG
- a CDS encoding methylated-DNA--[protein]-cysteine S-methyltransferase, protein MQLHSKSIPSPVGRLTLVASAEGLTAVLWENERPDRVSPGGAAARGRSSVLQAAERQLGEYFSGRRRVFSVPLVPSGTPFQRQVWSALSTIPCGETRSYAQIARQIGRPRAVRAVGAAIGRNPLSIFIPCHRVIGADGSLTGFAGGLAIKTRLLELEGVELRLTQAAHPSRRP, encoded by the coding sequence ATGCAACTCCATTCAAAATCCATCCCCTCCCCCGTGGGCCGGCTGACGCTGGTTGCCAGTGCCGAAGGCCTGACGGCCGTGCTTTGGGAAAACGAGCGGCCTGATCGCGTGTCGCCTGGCGGCGCCGCGGCCCGGGGCCGGAGCTCCGTGCTTCAGGCGGCGGAGCGTCAGCTCGGCGAGTATTTCTCGGGACGCCGGCGCGTGTTCTCGGTGCCCCTTGTGCCGTCCGGCACGCCCTTTCAACGGCAGGTGTGGAGTGCGCTTTCGACAATACCCTGCGGCGAGACGCGCAGCTATGCGCAGATCGCGCGACAGATCGGCCGCCCGCGCGCCGTGCGCGCCGTGGGTGCGGCGATCGGCCGGAATCCCCTCTCCATCTTCATTCCCTGCCACCGCGTGATCGGAGCCGACGGCTCGCTCACGGGTTTCGCCGGGGGACTCGCCATCAAGACCCGGCTGCTGGAACTCGAGGGCGTTGAACTCCGTCTGACACAAGCGGCGCACCCTTCCCGAAGGCCATGA
- a CDS encoding DNA-3-methyladenine glycosylase 2 family protein encodes MIDPKAAHKALLARDVRFDGVFFVGVTSTGIYCRPVCPVKSPRAGNCRFFESAAAAEKAGFRPCLRCRPELAPGNAPMDSSRRIAHQLVEQLEEGLSGDGVDLETIAARVGLSSRQVRRITVKELGVTPIDLIQTRRLLLAKQLLTETRLPVIDVAFASGFASLRRFNDAFSRQYRMPPTRLRRAAGAAGGGTVETDATTALKLSYRPPYDWTAMLEFFRARQIEGVESVTPEAYSRSLRLGDKAGWLRVTHLPDERSVRLEVPHVLTGTLQALLGLVRRAFDLSAQPDLIARHLRKDRRLRASLARSPGLRTPGAFDPFELTWRAILGQQITVKAATTLAGRFARAFGEPLRHPVGELTHLTPNAERIAVARVTDIVRLGITSPRATAIRSIARALHSGSLRLESGGDPEAVMAQLMTLPGIGPWTAQYIAMRALRWPDAFPSGDVAVLKSLGGLRSREAEALSQAWSPWRSYAVMHLWRSGRP; translated from the coding sequence ATGATTGATCCCAAAGCCGCCCACAAGGCCCTGCTCGCCCGCGACGTCCGGTTTGACGGGGTGTTCTTCGTCGGGGTGACATCGACGGGCATCTACTGCCGGCCGGTCTGTCCGGTCAAATCTCCGCGTGCGGGCAACTGCCGGTTCTTCGAAAGCGCCGCGGCGGCGGAGAAGGCCGGCTTCCGGCCCTGCCTGCGGTGCCGGCCGGAGCTGGCTCCCGGCAATGCGCCGATGGACTCCTCGCGACGCATCGCCCACCAGCTGGTGGAGCAGCTGGAGGAGGGGCTGTCGGGTGATGGTGTTGACCTTGAGACGATCGCCGCGCGGGTGGGTCTGAGTTCCCGCCAGGTGCGGCGCATCACGGTGAAGGAGCTGGGCGTGACACCAATCGACCTCATCCAGACGCGCCGCCTGCTGCTGGCAAAGCAGCTCCTGACGGAGACCAGGCTGCCCGTTATCGACGTCGCCTTCGCCAGCGGATTTGCCAGCCTGCGCAGGTTCAACGACGCCTTCAGCCGGCAGTATCGCATGCCGCCCACACGATTGCGGCGGGCCGCTGGTGCGGCCGGTGGCGGCACAGTCGAAACGGATGCAACGACAGCCCTGAAGCTGTCCTATCGGCCGCCCTATGACTGGACGGCCATGCTGGAATTTTTCCGCGCGCGGCAGATTGAGGGCGTCGAATCGGTGACCCCGGAGGCCTACTCCCGCAGTCTGCGACTGGGTGACAAGGCGGGGTGGCTGCGGGTGACGCATCTTCCGGACGAACGCTCGGTGAGGCTTGAAGTTCCGCATGTGCTGACCGGCACCCTGCAGGCGCTTTTGGGACTTGTTCGCCGGGCGTTTGATTTGTCGGCGCAGCCCGACTTGATAGCGCGTCATCTGAGGAAGGATCGACGCCTCCGGGCGAGCCTTGCGCGCAGTCCAGGCCTGCGCACTCCTGGAGCCTTTGATCCGTTTGAGCTGACCTGGCGGGCCATCCTTGGCCAGCAGATCACGGTGAAGGCGGCGACCACGCTGGCGGGCCGATTTGCGCGGGCATTTGGGGAGCCACTGAGGCACCCCGTCGGGGAATTGACGCACCTCACGCCCAATGCGGAAAGAATCGCGGTAGCCCGCGTGACGGACATTGTCCGTCTGGGAATCACTTCGCCGCGCGCGACCGCGATCCGGAGCATTGCGCGGGCGCTGCACTCTGGATCCCTGCGGCTGGAGTCGGGCGGCGATCCTGAGGCGGTGATGGCGCAGTTGATGACATTGCCTGGAATCGGACCGTGGACCGCCCAGTACATTGCCATGCGCGCCCTGCGCTGGCCCGATGCCTTTCCCTCCGGTGATGTCGCTGTGCTGAAAAGCCTGGGAGGCCTTCGGTCGCGCGAGGCCGAGGCTCTCTCACAGGCTTGGAGTCCCTGGCGAAGCTACGCGGTGATGCACCTGTGGCGAAGCGGGCGGCCGTGA
- a CDS encoding class I SAM-dependent methyltransferase has product MESTYKHVWQSLARSPEGAAAYVSGYDDEEKMYATADDTLGILRETVGIRDTDTFLEIGCGLARVGRSLAPFIREWVGCDVSGEMLRIAARKLTGIDNYRLVEVSGYDLSPIPDASVDVVYCTVVFMHLDEWDRYTYCLEAMRVLRPGGRFYCDNANIASDEGWAMFQEVRNEFPSQSRPAHASRCSSVPELETFLTRAGFVECQVKTRPMWVYGWGKKP; this is encoded by the coding sequence ATGGAATCAACCTACAAGCATGTCTGGCAGTCCCTCGCCCGAAGTCCGGAGGGCGCGGCAGCCTACGTCAGTGGCTACGACGACGAGGAGAAGATGTACGCCACCGCGGATGACACGCTCGGGATCCTTCGGGAGACCGTTGGTATCCGGGACACGGATACGTTTCTCGAAATCGGCTGCGGGCTCGCGCGTGTGGGCCGGAGCCTCGCCCCCTTCATCCGCGAATGGGTGGGCTGCGACGTCTCCGGCGAAATGCTGCGCATCGCCGCGCGCAAACTGACCGGAATCGACAACTACCGCCTGGTCGAGGTGTCCGGATACGATCTGTCGCCCATTCCCGACGCCTCCGTCGACGTCGTGTACTGCACCGTCGTCTTCATGCACCTGGACGAATGGGACCGCTACACCTACTGCCTCGAGGCCATGCGGGTGCTGCGCCCGGGGGGGCGCTTTTATTGCGACAACGCCAATATCGCGTCCGACGAAGGCTGGGCGATGTTCCAGGAGGTGCGCAATGAGTTCCCATCCCAATCACGACCCGCGCATGCGTCGCGCTGCTCCAGCGTGCCTGAACTGGAGACCTTCCTCACACGCGCCGGTTTCGTGGAATGCCAGGTGAAAACCCGACCCATGTGGGTCTATGGCTGGGGGAAAAAACCTTGA
- a CDS encoding methyltransferase domain-containing protein has translation MTFLNHRAHAYKQLRGRGLEIGALHEPSPIPPGASVAYFDAIDQIEARRLFPEIEPGRFVPVTFKGDLDRDGLAQFSDGQFSFVIITHVIEHLSNPIKAVGEVFRITAPGGCVILAIPDKEFTFDRHREPTSFEHLQADHRNGVCESDDAHYLDFLKSAAPHVFSEPAENLQHHIRRARERREHAHVWTSSSFKDFLDRTFELLGIRATLVLESLAAENRIECFTMWRKG, from the coding sequence ATGACATTTCTGAACCATCGCGCGCACGCGTACAAGCAGCTCCGGGGGAGAGGCCTTGAGATCGGCGCATTGCACGAGCCCTCGCCGATTCCGCCCGGAGCATCAGTCGCCTACTTCGATGCCATCGACCAGATTGAGGCGCGGCGGCTCTTTCCGGAGATCGAGCCCGGGCGATTTGTTCCCGTGACCTTCAAGGGAGATCTGGACAGGGACGGTCTCGCGCAGTTTTCAGACGGTCAGTTTTCCTTTGTGATCATCACGCATGTGATCGAGCATCTGTCCAACCCCATCAAGGCCGTCGGGGAAGTCTTTCGAATCACCGCTCCCGGCGGGTGCGTGATCCTTGCGATACCGGACAAGGAGTTCACCTTTGACCGCCATCGGGAGCCCACTTCATTCGAACACCTTCAGGCTGACCATCGGAACGGCGTGTGCGAGAGTGATGACGCCCACTATCTGGATTTTCTGAAGAGCGCGGCGCCGCATGTTTTTTCCGAGCCTGCGGAGAATCTGCAGCATCACATCCGCCGCGCCAGGGAGCGGCGCGAGCATGCGCACGTCTGGACAAGCTCCAGTTTCAAGGACTTTCTCGACCGCACCTTTGAGCTTCTAGGAATCAGGGCGACGCTGGTTCTCGAGAGCCTCGCCGCGGAGAACAGGATCGAATGCTTCACGATGTGGAGAAAAGGGTGA
- a CDS encoding TonB-dependent receptor, whose translation MKKNLCFLAPFGLLVTGALAAEPAPAESVVTLNPFQVNAEPDEGYRATSSLLGSRLNTPLRDLPGPISIFTRDFLDDIGATDIKDIIRYDLNMEENFGDAQANAAGAEANGFTDGLTTFRMRGLRSSTSTDGFRTGVGGLDTYNMESVGSIRGPNSILFGTGAPGGTLNFSTKRANPARNSSNIELKIGTNETHRGTFDFNHVLLKDRFAMRVMGLYENEGSPMPFQFLRKKSATLAANYSFGRDSNLTLSYEHTRLAGVSGRKWGPLDNITKFLAALASGEVVWNPVRERYETPAGVAAGASVGVGSVATRTLLVYGPQLGEPALWEGASSTANRTTLASNASIFTAGVAPIAPEWIAPLGEVTATGASEYGKIDYHVFTATLNHRLAEHWYAELAANQSGRTSVATLAGDPAIAADLNYRLPDGSLNPYFYGKGYYFMQTPSFLRQALFTENLTFRASTSYDLNLGRYWGWHRIAAMLERNINNYRRDRLREVWAGRPFGGTAAAVQNQIARRRYIRIGSPWDEYTTGFPQEPLSSESYRSSFANIGTLNSGLVPTNALDFDDEITTDSELLVMQSYFFNRRLVTTLGLRHDQVNTWGPKKLLDAATQAFRLASAADQPFFDASNTRWFDEVDQRGWRRSLGAVYHLTNQFSLTANTSNGIELPDRNRTVLPTEQVPLPYRGESIDVGVSFSLLNDRIAGSIKAFETKFLGEQANGQVTTAFVQPNNDVMASFDYYFRQAGLTTFSANDPIQSVDELRTVYFSQAGSYLSDRKSSGQEFELVANPTPNWAIRLGYSRTKTTKTNVLNEAVPWWAERVALWQSLDQIYTARTGRPSVLKQPYVNAGNVVQPRTVADRIADSDRELASIRLAEEQGYGNRKHKLNAWVRYRFTDGRLNGLTLGGGVRYQSRNIAGADLLNNTPLYGNDRLLFDAMLQYRTRGLFGWWADKAVVTWQVNVQNLLDDRTIYITKAALDDITRTRYTSRGFREDPREVSLTMRAEF comes from the coding sequence ATGAAGAAAAATCTCTGTTTTCTCGCACCCTTCGGGCTTCTCGTCACGGGTGCGCTTGCCGCCGAGCCCGCGCCCGCCGAAAGCGTTGTCACCCTCAATCCATTCCAGGTCAACGCGGAGCCGGACGAAGGCTATCGCGCCACCAGCAGCCTCCTCGGCAGCCGGTTGAACACACCGTTGCGGGACCTTCCCGGCCCGATCAGCATCTTCACGCGGGACTTCCTCGACGACATCGGCGCCACCGACATCAAGGACATCATCCGCTACGATCTCAACATGGAGGAGAACTTTGGCGACGCGCAGGCGAACGCGGCGGGCGCCGAGGCCAATGGTTTCACGGACGGGCTGACGACATTCCGCATGCGCGGCCTCCGATCCTCCACCTCGACGGACGGCTTTCGCACCGGAGTCGGCGGGCTCGACACCTACAACATGGAGAGCGTCGGTTCGATCCGCGGACCCAATTCGATCCTGTTCGGCACCGGCGCCCCCGGCGGAACACTGAACTTCAGCACCAAGAGGGCCAATCCCGCGCGCAACTCGAGCAATATTGAACTGAAGATCGGCACCAACGAGACGCATCGGGGGACGTTCGACTTCAATCACGTGCTCCTGAAGGACCGCTTTGCCATGCGCGTGATGGGGCTGTATGAGAACGAGGGCAGTCCGATGCCATTTCAGTTCCTGCGGAAGAAGAGCGCAACGCTCGCGGCGAATTACAGCTTCGGCCGCGACTCCAACCTGACGCTCTCGTACGAGCACACCCGACTCGCCGGAGTCTCGGGTCGCAAATGGGGGCCGCTCGACAACATCACGAAGTTTCTCGCGGCGCTGGCTTCCGGCGAAGTGGTGTGGAACCCCGTGCGCGAGCGCTATGAGACCCCTGCGGGCGTCGCCGCGGGAGCTTCCGTGGGCGTGGGCAGCGTCGCGACGCGAACGCTCCTGGTATACGGCCCGCAGCTCGGTGAACCGGCCCTCTGGGAGGGCGCGAGTTCGACCGCCAATCGAACGACGCTTGCGAGCAACGCCAGCATATTCACCGCCGGCGTGGCGCCAATCGCGCCTGAATGGATTGCACCGCTTGGGGAGGTCACGGCAACAGGCGCATCGGAATATGGAAAAATCGACTACCACGTCTTCACCGCCACGCTCAATCACCGGCTTGCGGAACACTGGTACGCAGAACTCGCGGCAAACCAATCCGGCCGGACAAGCGTTGCCACCCTCGCCGGCGATCCGGCCATCGCGGCGGACCTCAACTACCGGCTGCCAGACGGAAGCCTGAATCCCTACTTCTACGGAAAGGGATACTACTTCATGCAGACCCCCAGTTTCCTCCGGCAGGCATTGTTCACGGAAAACCTCACGTTTCGCGCCTCGACATCCTACGATCTGAATCTTGGTCGCTACTGGGGCTGGCACCGTATCGCCGCCATGCTCGAGCGCAACATCAACAATTATCGCCGGGACCGCCTGCGCGAGGTGTGGGCGGGCCGTCCCTTCGGCGGCACCGCCGCGGCGGTGCAGAACCAGATCGCCCGCCGCCGCTACATCCGGATCGGCTCGCCCTGGGATGAATACACAACCGGCTTTCCCCAGGAGCCGCTCAGCTCGGAAAGCTACCGCTCCTCGTTCGCAAATATCGGCACGCTCAACAGCGGTCTGGTGCCCACAAACGCGCTGGATTTCGACGACGAGATCACCACGGACTCGGAGCTCCTGGTCATGCAGAGTTACTTTTTCAACCGGCGGCTGGTGACCACGCTGGGGCTCCGCCACGACCAGGTGAACACATGGGGCCCGAAAAAGCTCCTGGATGCCGCCACCCAGGCCTTTCGCCTGGCCTCCGCCGCGGATCAGCCGTTCTTCGATGCTTCCAACACCCGGTGGTTCGACGAAGTGGACCAGCGCGGCTGGCGTCGATCGCTTGGCGCGGTGTATCATCTGACGAACCAGTTCTCGCTCACGGCGAACACATCGAACGGCATCGAGCTGCCGGACCGCAATCGCACGGTCCTTCCCACCGAGCAGGTTCCTCTGCCGTACCGGGGCGAAAGCATCGACGTCGGCGTGAGCTTCAGCCTGCTGAACGACAGGATCGCCGGATCCATAAAGGCCTTCGAAACGAAATTCCTCGGCGAGCAGGCCAACGGTCAGGTCACGACGGCCTTTGTTCAGCCCAACAACGACGTCATGGCGTCCTTCGACTACTACTTCCGGCAGGCGGGCCTCACGACCTTCAGCGCGAACGATCCCATACAATCCGTCGACGAACTGCGCACGGTCTATTTTTCCCAGGCCGGCTCCTACCTGTCGGACCGAAAGAGCAGCGGACAGGAATTCGAACTCGTGGCGAATCCCACGCCCAACTGGGCGATTCGGCTCGGATACTCCCGCACCAAGACGACGAAGACGAACGTCCTGAACGAGGCCGTGCCCTGGTGGGCGGAACGGGTCGCGCTCTGGCAGAGCCTCGACCAGATCTACACGGCGCGCACCGGCCGGCCCTCGGTCCTGAAGCAACCGTACGTGAACGCCGGCAATGTCGTGCAGCCGCGAACCGTCGCCGATCGCATCGCCGATTCGGACAGGGAGCTCGCCAGCATCCGCCTCGCCGAGGAGCAGGGATACGGAAACCGGAAGCACAAGCTCAACGCGTGGGTTCGCTATCGATTCACCGACGGCCGGCTCAACGGTCTAACGCTGGGTGGAGGCGTGCGTTATCAAAGCAGAAACATCGCGGGAGCCGATCTGCTGAACAACACTCCCCTCTATGGCAATGATCGTCTGCTTTTCGACGCGATGCTGCAGTACCGCACCCGCGGACTCTTTGGCTGGTGGGCGGACAAGGCCGTTGTCACCTGGCAGGTCAACGTCCAGAATCTCCTGGACGACCGAACCATCTACATCACGAAGGCGGCGCTCGATGACATCACGCGCACGCGCTACACCAGCCGGGGCTTTCGCGAGGACCCGCGGGAGGTCTCCCTCACCATGCGCGCTGAGTTCTAG